Proteins from a single region of Thermus caldifontis:
- the secE gene encoding preprotein translocase subunit SecE has protein sequence MFTRIVRYFQEARAELARVTWPTREQIVEGTQAILVFTVVSMVILGFYDLVFRFLIGLVR, from the coding sequence ATGTTTACCCGGATTGTTCGCTACTTCCAGGAGGCCCGGGCCGAGCTTGCCCGGGTCACCTGGCCCACGCGGGAGCAGATCGTGGAGGGCACCCAGGCCATTTTGGTTTTCACCGTGGTGTCCATGGTGATCCTGGGGTTCTACGATCTCGTCTTCCGGTTCCTGATAGGGCTTGTGCGATGA